Proteins encoded by one window of Candidatus Nitrosocosmicus hydrocola:
- a CDS encoding AsnC family transcriptional regulator has translation MMSKDERILFLDKTDLTILSTLAKNCRTSFSSIGFNVGLTSKSVKARVKKMMQYGVIERFVIRVNPAIFGFMTAIILIKTNNGITKDDVIKRFKRIGNLAYYVHHMGRTCVVALIIEKSLDDVFIQSLNQHIKPATVVSIFVLERNVGSINLSDTDLRIIKCLLLSGARTEIADIAGEVGISEKTTTRRLNNMKEAKILDFSIQCNPSVMTGYIQFAIPITTTTMLHRKTILERMYLEFQDNILYAPSIIDSEDRLTFVLFGENVFTVDSILAKVISFDGVKSADVYILTKWHYQDDWIIKEINHKISRPQSLLNRPIRIDNVTG, from the coding sequence ATGATGTCTAAAGATGAAAGAATACTCTTCCTTGATAAAACTGACCTTACAATTCTTTCCACATTAGCCAAGAACTGTAGAACATCATTTAGTAGTATTGGTTTTAACGTTGGCTTAACTTCAAAAAGTGTAAAGGCACGGGTCAAAAAGATGATGCAGTATGGAGTCATAGAAAGATTTGTTATAAGAGTCAATCCGGCAATTTTTGGGTTCATGACGGCTATTATACTAATCAAAACTAACAATGGAATAACAAAAGATGATGTCATCAAACGTTTCAAGCGCATTGGTAACCTTGCATATTATGTGCATCATATGGGAAGAACATGTGTAGTCGCGCTAATCATTGAAAAATCACTAGATGATGTATTTATTCAATCATTAAATCAGCATATAAAACCCGCTACCGTTGTGAGCATCTTTGTTTTAGAACGCAATGTTGGATCAATAAATCTAAGTGATACTGATTTAAGAATAATTAAGTGCTTACTACTGTCAGGTGCAAGGACAGAAATAGCAGATATTGCTGGTGAAGTAGGTATATCAGAAAAAACGACAACAAGACGCCTCAATAACATGAAAGAGGCCAAAATTTTGGATTTTTCGATTCAATGCAATCCATCTGTAATGACAGGATATATCCAATTTGCCATTCCGATTACTACTACAACCATGCTTCATCGAAAGACGATACTTGAACGAATGTATTTGGAATTTCAGGATAATATTTTGTACGCCCCTAGTATAATTGATTCAGAAGATAGGTTAACTTTTGTACTCTTTGGTGAAAACGTATTCACAGTTGATTCCATTTTAGCTAAGGTGATCTCCTTTGATGGAGTTAAGAGTGCTGATGTATACATACTTACAAAATGGCATTATCAAGATGACTGGATAATAAAAGAGATCAATCATAAAATATCACGGCCACAATCGCTTTTGAATCGACCGATCAGAATAGATAATGTCACAGGCTAG
- a CDS encoding SRPBCC domain-containing protein — protein sequence MKNSETINEHGGPSLSSTGKLKDKVTNFNSKGTIIFDEKYGTIKFERRLAQPKEMIWKSITDINEISKWLPNYKGTFEGYNGGSINLVNTVSGSGVTGNILVCDPESVLEYEWRIAPSPMFPIGEPESLIRWELKDDENSSKNVILSMTHRRLTKPTTLLFAPGWHVYLDRLEASLDNKIIPDWLQRLGEVKELYTSS from the coding sequence ATGAAAAATTCTGAAACAATAAATGAACATGGTGGACCATCATTATCTTCAACTGGAAAACTAAAAGACAAGGTAACTAATTTCAATTCAAAAGGAACAATAATCTTTGATGAAAAGTACGGCACAATAAAGTTTGAACGACGACTTGCCCAACCAAAAGAGATGATTTGGAAGTCAATAACAGATATTAATGAAATTTCAAAGTGGTTGCCAAATTATAAAGGAACCTTTGAAGGATACAACGGCGGTTCAATCAATCTTGTTAATACTGTATCCGGATCCGGTGTAACTGGAAACATACTAGTCTGCGATCCTGAAAGTGTTTTAGAGTATGAGTGGCGTATCGCTCCAAGTCCAATGTTTCCTATTGGAGAACCCGAATCTCTTATACGATGGGAGCTTAAGGATGATGAAAATTCAAGCAAAAATGTAATCCTTAGCATGACTCACAGACGACTTACCAAACCAACAACCCTACTCTTTGCACCAGGTTGGCATGTATACTTGGACCGACTCGAAGCTAGTCTAGACAATAAAATTATTCCCGATTGGCTGCAAAGATTGGGAGAGGTTAAAGAATTGTACACCTCATCATAA
- a CDS encoding class I SAM-dependent methyltransferase — protein MNKSAVDHFSYTSREYSFSRPFYPVVLYKYLSDITLDNSIAWDCATGNGQAAIGLCKYFKKVIASDASGGQLDYQFNRGNIDYQMFPAENADLKDESIDLVTVAQAAHWFDLDKFYKEVKRVGKRNSILAIWSYGMHKIDDDIDKISARLNVDGDLLEKYWPKETSYVKEDYKTIPFPFKEIAAPKFEMTINWSLDELVSYMQTWSAVKRFSKDKNSNPLNLIIAELEKLWGKRDIQKTVKWDINIRVGKIQR, from the coding sequence ATGAATAAAAGCGCTGTAGACCATTTCTCCTATACTTCTAGGGAGTATTCATTTTCTAGGCCTTTCTATCCAGTTGTTCTTTATAAATATTTGAGTGATATAACACTTGACAATAGTATAGCATGGGATTGTGCCACAGGGAATGGACAAGCCGCAATAGGTCTGTGTAAATATTTTAAGAAAGTAATTGCAAGTGATGCAAGTGGAGGACAGCTGGACTATCAATTCAACAGGGGTAATATTGATTATCAGATGTTTCCAGCAGAAAATGCAGACCTAAAAGATGAGAGTATTGACTTGGTAACAGTAGCTCAGGCCGCACACTGGTTTGATCTGGACAAGTTCTATAAAGAGGTAAAAAGAGTGGGTAAACGAAATAGTATTTTAGCAATTTGGTCATACGGTATGCATAAAATAGATGATGATATTGACAAGATTAGTGCAAGGTTAAATGTAGATGGAGATCTCCTTGAAAAATATTGGCCTAAAGAGACGAGTTATGTCAAAGAAGACTACAAAACTATTCCCTTTCCTTTCAAAGAGATTGCCGCCCCAAAATTTGAGATGACCATAAATTGGAGTCTTGATGAACTTGTTAGTTACATGCAAACATGGTCTGCAGTAAAAAGGTTTAGTAAAGACAAAAACTCCAATCCCTTAAACTTGATTATCGCTGAATTGGAAAAATTATGGGGTAAACGTGACATACAAAAAACCGTTAAATGGGATATTAATATTCGAGTAGGAAAAATTCAACGTTAA
- a CDS encoding YybH family protein, with protein sequence MSENTTPEGVLNTVVEGINNGDLDSLMKLYEPNACFASEPGQLAKSPESISQCLRVFIDLKGELKLKVKRVLQTSDLALVTTEWSVNGNGPDGNPVYMAAKSADVLRRQPDGTWKFVIDNPWGTD encoded by the coding sequence ATGTCTGAAAATACGACACCCGAAGGGGTATTAAATACAGTGGTTGAAGGTATCAACAATGGGGACCTTGATTCGTTAATGAAGCTCTATGAACCTAATGCATGTTTTGCCTCAGAACCTGGGCAACTTGCAAAGAGTCCAGAATCCATTAGCCAATGTCTACGTGTTTTTATCGACTTAAAGGGTGAGTTGAAATTAAAGGTAAAGAGAGTGCTTCAAACAAGTGATCTTGCTTTGGTAACAACGGAATGGTCGGTTAATGGAAATGGACCTGATGGTAATCCTGTTTATATGGCTGCTAAATCTGCAGATGTTTTGCGTCGACAGCCCGACGGAACCTGGAAGTTTGTTATAGACAATCCATGGGGGACAGACTAA
- a CDS encoding patatin-like phospholipase family protein yields the protein MVDNTFFSNGSNKNSKQRALIFQGGGALGAYEAGIFKVLHDNYFRNDDNISNTMFDIVAGTSAGAINAVLLVNYVTHRGTWKGSADILIDFWKKLSTSTWYFENGFVDYWQDIANFSRDQSNKWWNQIFGSFDKIYGNWREKWPFLPFYYYWPDKLGPLATSESSRKYRSWLQFSLGPLGTPNVLSPSIIQPDFRFFNPFSFMLRYDNSPITQAILKYWNKNSDGTLIPLRTTTKQPRLLIVGVDVQDATTVTFDSYPKENGHLMSVYGDEDKVKHEINYDEGIEMKHLLATMSSHLRHKLPELKVKTTYSDGTIEEKSRPFMDGFYLSNTPLREVLQAHRDYYDKSTIEGTTVPSLDIIIGDLYPTLQKGTPLDSDSLNNRVQDILYHDKSKYDEKSAILVSDYIGISKILWNYIENKDKKVAEQLKTEINKIIRSKDRKGDHRKFCDLINGRFTIDNIVRIEYGNDLHVNESDDINGKAFEFSTRTIENLVMIGRKDALHYKDKWENWLK from the coding sequence ATGGTCGATAATACATTTTTTTCCAACGGCAGTAACAAGAACAGCAAGCAAAGGGCACTAATTTTCCAAGGAGGAGGTGCACTGGGAGCTTACGAAGCAGGGATATTCAAGGTCCTACATGATAATTATTTCAGAAATGATGATAACATAAGCAATACTATGTTTGACATAGTTGCAGGCACTTCTGCAGGAGCAATTAACGCTGTTTTATTGGTAAATTACGTTACTCACAGAGGAACATGGAAGGGCTCAGCAGACATCCTTATAGATTTTTGGAAAAAGCTATCTACATCAACGTGGTATTTTGAGAACGGATTTGTAGATTATTGGCAGGATATTGCAAATTTTTCTAGAGACCAATCAAACAAATGGTGGAATCAAATTTTTGGTTCGTTCGATAAAATTTATGGGAATTGGAGAGAAAAATGGCCATTTTTGCCCTTTTATTATTACTGGCCAGACAAACTTGGACCGTTGGCAACTTCAGAGTCTTCAAGAAAATATAGATCCTGGCTCCAATTTTCATTGGGCCCGCTAGGGACTCCGAATGTTCTTTCGCCATCTATCATACAACCAGATTTTAGGTTTTTTAATCCATTCAGTTTCATGTTAAGATATGATAATTCTCCAATAACTCAGGCAATTCTAAAATACTGGAACAAAAACAGTGATGGAACACTAATCCCATTAAGAACCACTACAAAACAACCGAGGCTTCTCATAGTTGGAGTTGATGTTCAGGATGCCACCACTGTTACGTTTGATAGCTATCCAAAGGAGAATGGACATCTTATGTCAGTTTATGGCGATGAGGACAAAGTAAAACATGAAATCAATTACGACGAGGGAATTGAAATGAAACATTTGCTTGCAACAATGTCTTCTCACCTCAGACATAAACTTCCTGAACTCAAGGTAAAAACAACTTATTCAGATGGAACGATTGAAGAAAAAAGCCGTCCATTTATGGACGGATTCTATCTAAGCAATACACCCTTAAGAGAAGTATTGCAAGCACACAGAGATTATTATGATAAATCAACTATTGAAGGAACAACAGTTCCCTCTTTAGATATAATAATAGGTGATCTGTATCCCACATTGCAAAAAGGCACACCATTAGATTCTGATTCTTTAAACAATCGAGTTCAAGATATTTTGTATCATGACAAATCCAAATATGATGAGAAATCTGCAATTCTTGTCTCTGACTATATAGGTATCAGCAAAATACTTTGGAATTATATTGAAAATAAAGATAAAAAGGTAGCAGAACAATTAAAAACAGAAATAAACAAAATAATTAGAAGCAAAGATAGAAAAGGAGACCATAGAAAGTTTTGTGACTTGATCAACGGGAGATTTACAATTGATAACATTGTTAGAATTGAATATGGTAACGACCTACATGTTAATGAAAGTGACGATATTAATGGAAAAGCATTTGAGTTTTCAACTCGTACAATTGAAAACTTGGTAATGATAGGCAGAAAAGATGCACTTCACTATAAAGACAAGTGGGAAAACTGGCTCAAGTAG
- a CDS encoding thermonuclease family protein, whose amino-acid sequence MYHFLTYLKIFTFLVFLGSIFAFSNQVGATSLLDSDTVTTSSSNFSGSVTKVTDGDTLDIKTSDGETITIRLALIDAPETKESGYNEAKAFLTKQCLDKNAQADPDSNQGLTYGRTVAVVYCEGINVNEETLDEGFAELYKDFCDISEFSNTNWAREHGCSNSGGSNKANEEIRKSEEISNEFNNNQIKNNNQLDRDLDCKDFNKKNIPVENNDPHNLDADGDGIGCEG is encoded by the coding sequence TTGTATCATTTTTTGACGTATCTAAAAATATTTACTTTCCTTGTATTTTTAGGATCGATTTTTGCATTTTCAAATCAGGTCGGAGCGACTTCTTTATTAGATTCAGATACTGTTACCACCTCATCATCAAATTTTAGTGGGTCAGTAACAAAAGTCACTGATGGAGATACTCTTGATATTAAGACGTCAGATGGCGAAACAATAACTATAAGACTTGCATTAATAGATGCGCCAGAAACCAAGGAATCAGGATACAATGAAGCAAAGGCCTTTTTGACTAAACAGTGTTTGGATAAGAATGCTCAGGCAGATCCTGATAGTAATCAAGGACTTACATATGGTCGAACTGTCGCAGTAGTATATTGTGAGGGCATAAACGTAAATGAAGAGACCCTGGATGAAGGTTTCGCTGAATTGTACAAAGATTTCTGTGATATATCTGAATTTTCAAATACCAATTGGGCACGAGAGCATGGTTGTTCTAATAGCGGCGGTTCCAATAAAGCGAATGAAGAAATTAGAAAATCTGAAGAGATATCTAATGAATTTAACAATAATCAAATTAAAAATAATAATCAATTGGACCGTGATTTAGATTGTAAGGACTTTAACAAGAAAAACATTCCAGTCGAAAACAATGATCCGCATAATCTCGATGCAGATGGTGATGGGATAGGTTGCGAGGGCTAA